From Diadema setosum chromosome 5, eeDiaSeto1, whole genome shotgun sequence, the proteins below share one genomic window:
- the LOC140228895 gene encoding histamine H3 receptor-like: protein MEGSSAFSDTLGTTVNTSTEDSNLSNTVRPTTIGYGIFIVIIIAGNLLVLLSYYRDKELQKRGANVIIFNLAIADLLVGVFSLTINLSRIVSGQWLFGEVVCKLFCMGDYVLVNFSGAMIVFISLDRYWLVTKHIKYRVFMSRRRVRLAIGLIWTGIASFWCLVVFGWPIFGVSESDVDYSRDCFLPYLDDPSATVSTSALMCLIPYAGVVVLNVLIFANIRKQMALFNRYKITHSSQSRQANHEPSCTVGAEGHKEDCNSRTVCASTKGEATNDQQPKVFTISQTTVCTGRDDTNLGTAQSGARLRSSIKLASRLALLVAVFGACLLPYELLSIVNAFCSNGCVDQLAWDVAENILWANSAINPVLYALTDPRFRRNVKELLKCQHKGRTISKTFLTM, encoded by the coding sequence ATGGAAGGAAGTTCAGCGTTCTCCGACACGCTAGGGACGACGGTCAATACATCTACTGAAGATAGCAACCTGTCAAATACTGTCAGGCCTACAACCATTGGCTATGGTATCTTTATTGTAATCATCATCGCTGGAAATCTACTTGTTCTGTTGTCGTACTATCGCGACAAGGAACTCCAAAAGCGAGGCGCAAACGTCATCATTTTCAACCTTGCCATCGCGGACCTTCTGGTTGGGGTATTTTCCCTTACGATCAACCTGTCAAGGATCGTGAGTGGTCAATGGTTGTTTGGTGAGGTTGTCTGCAAACTTTTCTGCATGGGGGATTACGTCCTTGTCAATTTCTCCGGTGCCATGATCGTATTCATCAGCCTTGATCGATACTGGCTGGTCACAAAGCACATCAAGTATCGCGTCTTCATGTCAAGGAGGCGAGTGAGACTTGCGATAGGTCTCATCTGGACTGGGATTGCCTCATTTTGGTGCCTCGTCGTGTTTGGATGGCCCATATTTGGAGTTTCGGAAAGCGACGTAGACTATTCGCGGGACTGTTTTCTACCATATTTGGACGATCCCTCTGCAACAGTGTCTACCAGCGCTCTAATGTGTTTGATTCCGTACGCGGGCGTGGTTGTGCTAAACGTTCTCATCTTTGCCAATATTAGAAAGCAGATGGCGCTTTTTAACAGATACAAAATCACACACTCTTCTCAAAGTCGTCAAGCAAACCACGAACCTTCTTGTACAGTAGGCGCTGAGGGTCACAAAGAAGATTGCAATTCAAGGACTGTATGTGCTTCTACCAAAGGCGAAGCGACAAACGACCAGCAACCTAAGGTCTTCACAATCTCTCAGACTACGGTCTGCACTGGTCGTGACGACACTAACTTGGGAACAGCACAGTCCGGAGCCCGACTTCGATCCAGCATCAAGCTAGCCTCCAGGCTTGCCTTGTTGGTTGCAGTGTTTGGCGCCTGTCTTCTACCCTACGAGCTGCTCTCTATTGTAAATGCGTTCTGTAGCAACGGTTGTGTTGATCAACTGGCGTGGGACGTGGCGGAGAACATTTTATGGGCCAATTCTGCCATCAATCCCGTGCTATATGCCCTAACCGATCCACGGTTCCGACGGAACGTCAAAGAACTCCTGAAATGTCAACACAAGGGTCGGACGATCTCAAAAACTTTCTTGACGATGTAG